The Fimbriimonas ginsengisoli Gsoil 348 genome window below encodes:
- the hemC gene encoding hydroxymethylbilane synthase, producing MASLRLGTRGSRLALAQAHMVQESLQRLHPGLDVEIVTIRTSGDRGERERLGAFVREIQEALLANQVDVALHCLKDLPTEPVPGLSLSAYLEREDARDTLISRGPGLESLPEGSVIGTGSLRRTSQIANVRNDVVFKPLVGNVDTRMRKLIEGEYDAIVLALAGLKRLGLMEDWGRSEYKELVVWPKSVETIVPAPGQAVLVLETREADAAAIELISPLHHSLTSACSRAERSFLQAFGGGCSVPIGAYAQVNEHGFGMIGCVASPDGKQYLKGNRNGSLDAPEEMGAEFARELGGHGAFEIVQAVLATRDGGIA from the coding sequence ATCGCTAGCCTACGGCTCGGCACCCGCGGCAGCCGCCTCGCCCTCGCCCAAGCACACATGGTGCAGGAGTCGCTCCAACGGCTTCATCCGGGACTCGACGTTGAAATCGTCACCATTCGTACCAGCGGAGACCGCGGAGAACGCGAACGGCTGGGCGCTTTCGTGCGCGAAATCCAAGAAGCTCTCCTGGCAAACCAGGTCGATGTCGCGCTCCACTGCTTAAAGGACCTTCCGACGGAGCCGGTGCCAGGCCTCTCGCTTTCCGCCTACCTGGAGCGCGAAGATGCGCGAGACACGTTGATCTCGCGCGGACCCGGGCTCGAGAGCTTGCCGGAGGGATCGGTCATCGGAACGGGAAGCCTCCGCCGGACCTCTCAGATCGCCAACGTTCGGAACGACGTGGTGTTTAAGCCCCTGGTCGGGAACGTCGACACCCGGATGAGGAAGCTGATCGAGGGCGAGTACGACGCGATCGTACTTGCGCTGGCGGGGCTGAAGCGGCTGGGGCTGATGGAAGACTGGGGTCGGTCCGAATACAAGGAACTCGTCGTCTGGCCAAAGTCGGTCGAGACGATCGTTCCCGCGCCGGGGCAAGCGGTGCTGGTTTTAGAGACGCGCGAGGCGGATGCGGCGGCGATCGAGCTCATTTCCCCTCTTCACCATTCTCTTACGTCCGCGTGCAGCCGGGCCGAGCGAAGCTTCCTGCAGGCCTTCGGTGGCGGATGTTCGGTCCCGATCGGCGCCTATGCTCAAGTAAATGAGCACGGATTCGGCATGATTGGGTGCGTGGCTTCTCCTGACGGGAAACAGTATTTGAAAGGCAATCGCAATGGCTCCCTCGACGCACCCGAAGAGATGGGCGCGGAGTTTGCGAGGGAGCTCGGCGGGCACGGGGCTTTCGAGATCGTTCAAGCCGTCCTCGCCACTCGCGACGGAGGGATCGCGTGA
- a CDS encoding uroporphyrinogen-III synthase produces the protein MSLPLAGMTVMVTRPAAQVEDLARPLQELGAEVVTMPAIEIAQPLDRRPLDSALRNLGDYDWVVLTSVNGVDAVRRAMDEVGVPIEEMNERKLAVIGPATGAALTKAFRAPDLMPAEFVSEAIAQALGDVAGKRFLLARADIARRDLAQILALRGAEVDEVIAYRIVRPDATRLPATVPNYITLTSSAGVRGTRDALVGAGLEDWLNQAALVCIGPITAGTVRELGYEPTVVAKDYTIQGMVAALVEYARRTHV, from the coding sequence GTGAGCCTTCCGCTAGCCGGAATGACGGTGATGGTGACGCGGCCGGCCGCGCAGGTCGAGGATCTTGCCCGACCCCTACAAGAGCTCGGGGCTGAGGTGGTTACGATGCCGGCTATCGAGATCGCGCAGCCACTCGACCGGCGTCCGTTAGATTCCGCCCTGCGAAACCTGGGAGATTACGACTGGGTGGTGCTGACGAGCGTAAACGGCGTCGATGCGGTTCGGCGGGCGATGGACGAAGTCGGCGTTCCCATCGAGGAGATGAACGAGCGGAAGTTGGCCGTTATCGGGCCCGCGACAGGGGCGGCGTTGACCAAGGCGTTTCGCGCTCCTGACTTGATGCCGGCCGAATTCGTTTCCGAGGCGATCGCGCAGGCATTGGGTGACGTGGCCGGGAAACGATTTTTGCTCGCCCGGGCCGACATCGCCCGGCGCGATCTCGCGCAGATCTTGGCCCTGCGAGGAGCCGAGGTGGACGAGGTGATCGCCTACCGGATCGTCCGTCCGGACGCGACGCGCCTGCCCGCGACGGTTCCAAATTACATCACGCTCACCAGCTCCGCCGGGGTCCGCGGCACGCGAGACGCGCTCGTCGGCGCGGGACTCGAGGATTGGCTGAACCAGGCCGCACTCGTCTGCATCGGCCCGATTACCGCCGGCACGGTCCGTGAACTGGGGTACGAACCGACGGTGGTGGCGAAGGATTACACGATCCAAGGAATGGTCGCCGCTTTGGTCGAGTATGCGAGGAGGACCCATGTCTGA
- the hemL gene encoding glutamate-1-semialdehyde 2,1-aminomutase has translation MSRSQDLYAEACRMMPGGVNSPVRAFKGVGGTPVYFARAKGSRLTDADGKDYIDYMSSWGAIILGHAHPAITEAVTRAAENGTSFGAPHEGEVRLAREVLDRKRKIERVRFVNSGTEAALAVVRLVRAATGRNKVIKFEGNYHGAIDPLLAKAGSGVATFGLPDSAGVPESTTANTLPARYNDLDHVRQIFEANAGEVAAVMVEPVAGNMGLVPPAADFLPGLRSLCDRYDALLVLDEVMTGFRVARGGASERFAVSPDLIMMGKVIGGGLPVGAYGGRRDLMEMIAPLGPVYQAGTLSGNPLAMAAGYAALSELTDDAYVSLEATGERLQRGLILACEAARVPAQIQRVGSMISVFFTEMPVRDFADAQTTDRALFGKLFHGLLSRGVYLPPSALESWFLTTAHTDADIDLTVEAFEEALREAAV, from the coding sequence ATGAGCCGGTCGCAAGATTTGTACGCAGAGGCCTGCCGAATGATGCCGGGGGGCGTGAACAGCCCTGTTCGGGCGTTCAAGGGCGTCGGGGGCACTCCGGTCTACTTCGCGCGGGCCAAGGGCTCGCGCCTCACCGACGCGGACGGAAAGGATTACATCGACTATATGTCGAGCTGGGGGGCGATCATTCTTGGCCACGCCCACCCCGCCATCACCGAAGCGGTGACGAGAGCGGCCGAGAACGGGACCAGCTTCGGGGCTCCGCATGAGGGAGAGGTGCGGCTCGCTCGCGAGGTGCTCGACCGAAAGCGCAAGATCGAACGGGTGCGGTTTGTGAACTCGGGTACCGAGGCGGCGCTTGCGGTCGTCCGGTTGGTTCGCGCGGCCACCGGCCGAAATAAGGTCATCAAGTTCGAGGGGAACTACCATGGCGCGATCGATCCGTTGCTGGCAAAGGCCGGCTCCGGGGTTGCCACGTTCGGCCTGCCAGACAGCGCCGGCGTGCCCGAATCTACGACCGCCAATACCCTGCCCGCCCGATATAACGACCTCGACCACGTACGTCAGATCTTCGAAGCGAACGCAGGCGAGGTCGCGGCCGTGATGGTGGAGCCGGTCGCGGGCAATATGGGGCTCGTGCCGCCGGCGGCCGACTTCCTGCCCGGTCTTCGGTCGCTTTGCGATCGATACGACGCCCTTCTCGTGCTCGACGAGGTAATGACCGGATTCCGCGTCGCCCGGGGAGGGGCGTCGGAGCGGTTCGCGGTATCGCCCGATCTGATCATGATGGGCAAGGTCATTGGCGGCGGGCTGCCGGTCGGGGCGTACGGTGGCCGGCGCGACCTTATGGAGATGATCGCCCCTCTCGGGCCGGTTTACCAGGCGGGCACGCTTTCCGGAAATCCGCTGGCGATGGCCGCGGGCTATGCGGCTCTATCCGAACTTACCGACGACGCCTACGTGTCTCTCGAAGCCACGGGTGAACGGCTGCAGAGGGGGTTGATTCTCGCTTGCGAGGCGGCTCGTGTCCCCGCTCAAATCCAGCGGGTCGGGTCGATGATTTCCGTCTTCTTCACGGAGATGCCGGTGCGCGACTTCGCGGATGCGCAGACCACCGACCGGGCGCTATTCGGAAAGCTGTTCCACGGCCTGTTGTCGCGCGGGGTTTACCTGCCGCCAAGCGCGCTGGAATCGTGGTTCCTCACCACCGCCCATACCGACGCGGATATCGACCTGACGGTAGAGGCGTTCGAAGAAGCGCTCCGAGAGGCCGCCGTTTGA
- a CDS encoding glycoside hydrolase family 43 protein: MLTLLLAMTMAKPLYLATYFVGNGESGAYLAVSEDGYQFKPIVEPNVPILRPTLGKDRLMRDPCLVRGGDGGWHMVWTTGWWDRSVGISHSKDLVNWEPQELVPAMEREPNALNAWAPELAYDDKSKSYTLFWSSTVKGQFSETARTDGDKAPDGTPLNHRYYCTSTTDFQNYAPARLMWDPGVNSIDATLLHDGARWILFGKDETKAPKPAKSLFVAAGPRPTGPFVMLKAPITGSYWAEGPTAVKDGPIYRVYFDRYMEGRWGAVESRDLTNWDDVSDRIKMVPGARHGTVVLVPLDLVRRVREALSKP; the protein is encoded by the coding sequence ATGCTTACGCTCCTACTCGCAATGACGATGGCAAAGCCGCTCTACCTCGCCACTTACTTCGTCGGAAATGGGGAGTCGGGTGCCTACCTGGCCGTGAGCGAAGACGGTTATCAGTTCAAACCGATTGTGGAGCCGAATGTGCCCATCCTCCGTCCGACTCTCGGTAAAGACCGCCTGATGCGCGACCCTTGCCTGGTCCGAGGCGGCGACGGCGGTTGGCACATGGTCTGGACGACCGGCTGGTGGGACCGCAGCGTCGGCATCTCACACTCCAAAGATCTCGTGAACTGGGAGCCGCAAGAGCTCGTGCCGGCAATGGAAAGGGAGCCGAATGCGCTGAACGCCTGGGCGCCGGAGCTCGCCTACGACGATAAATCGAAGAGCTACACCCTCTTCTGGTCGTCGACCGTAAAGGGTCAGTTCTCCGAAACCGCCCGAACCGACGGCGACAAGGCGCCGGACGGAACGCCGCTCAACCACCGTTACTACTGCACGTCAACCACAGACTTCCAGAACTACGCTCCTGCCCGCCTCATGTGGGATCCCGGCGTCAACTCCATCGACGCGACTCTGCTCCACGACGGCGCTCGGTGGATCCTCTTCGGAAAAGACGAGACCAAGGCTCCCAAACCGGCCAAGTCGCTCTTCGTTGCCGCGGGTCCGCGTCCAACCGGACCGTTCGTCATGCTGAAGGCGCCGATCACCGGCTCATATTGGGCCGAGGGGCCGACCGCGGTGAAGGATGGCCCGATCTACCGCGTCTACTTCGACCGATACATGGAGGGTCGCTGGGGAGCCGTAGAATCGCGCGACCTAACGAATTGGGACGATGTAAGCGACCGAATCAAGATGGTCCCCGGCGCTCGCCACGGCACCGTCGTTTTGGTCCCACTCGACCTCGTCCGGCGCGTCCGCGAAGCCCTCTCGAAACCATAA
- a CDS encoding xanthine dehydrogenase family protein molybdopterin-binding subunit produces MSDRHELSRRGLLKVVGGVGASFMLGSFATVACANPALMKDEKAGRPVFAPNAYVKVDPDGSVTVTITRSDMGQGVRTSLAMLVAEEMDLDWTKVKVIQAGAGVPPIGGGGTGGSSSIRSMHRQLRQMGASARAMLVGAAAKQWGVDASTLKTVHGTVVNPANGKSIPYADLTAAAAAEPLPTGVTLKDAKDFQIVGKGANRVDNTDVATGKAMYGADFRVEGMAFAVIARPPAFGATLKSVDDADARKVPGVIDVQKVDSGVAVFATNTWAAMKGREALKLEWNPGPNADLTTAKITEALKGAVVDHKPMPAGAKVVEATYDLPYLAHATMEPMNCLADVKGDHCTLYCSTQAPTGAQGSAARVLNIPKDNVTVHVALLGGGFGRRFQVDFVNDAVKLSKLANRPVQLVYSREDDMRNDFYRPASHHAMKGAVDGGKAVGWSHQAVQAEGGRANGFRGAGIPYEIADAGMMYGGVDFPIPTGAWRSVENSQLNVANECFIDELAHAAGKDPLEFRLAHAKDDRLKNVLEQAGKLSDWGKPLPAGHGRGIACFVGYGSCIAHVVEASVQGGKVKLHRVVAVVDPGLAVNPKGVEAQVQGGCVDGLSTALRAEITIDKGGVVQGSWPDYKWMTMDAMPKIECHIVSGSADPGGMGEVGYPSVPPAVANAVAAATGKRVRKFPIRLEELV; encoded by the coding sequence ATGAGCGACCGACACGAACTTAGCCGACGCGGACTCCTTAAGGTCGTTGGTGGAGTGGGCGCCAGTTTCATGCTGGGCAGCTTCGCCACCGTTGCCTGCGCTAATCCGGCCCTGATGAAGGATGAGAAAGCGGGCCGCCCGGTTTTCGCCCCGAACGCCTACGTGAAGGTCGATCCCGATGGTTCGGTGACCGTCACCATCACCCGGTCCGATATGGGGCAGGGCGTCCGGACCTCGCTTGCCATGTTGGTAGCCGAGGAGATGGACCTCGACTGGACGAAGGTCAAGGTCATCCAGGCCGGAGCAGGCGTCCCGCCGATCGGCGGAGGCGGAACGGGGGGAAGCAGCTCCATCCGGTCGATGCACCGCCAGCTTAGGCAGATGGGCGCTTCCGCTCGCGCGATGCTCGTCGGAGCCGCCGCCAAGCAGTGGGGTGTCGACGCCTCCACCCTCAAAACTGTGCACGGAACGGTGGTCAATCCGGCCAACGGTAAATCGATCCCGTACGCCGACCTGACCGCGGCGGCAGCCGCCGAGCCGCTTCCCACCGGCGTCACCCTGAAAGACGCGAAAGATTTCCAGATCGTCGGCAAGGGAGCGAATCGGGTCGACAACACCGATGTCGCCACCGGTAAGGCGATGTACGGCGCGGATTTCCGGGTCGAAGGGATGGCGTTCGCGGTCATCGCGCGCCCGCCGGCGTTCGGCGCAACCCTGAAGTCGGTCGACGACGCCGATGCCCGCAAAGTGCCGGGCGTGATCGACGTTCAGAAGGTGGACAGCGGCGTCGCCGTATTCGCTACCAACACCTGGGCGGCGATGAAAGGGCGAGAGGCGCTGAAGCTGGAGTGGAACCCCGGCCCCAACGCCGATTTGACAACGGCAAAGATCACCGAGGCGCTGAAGGGCGCCGTCGTCGACCACAAACCGATGCCGGCGGGCGCGAAGGTAGTGGAGGCGACTTACGACCTTCCTTACCTCGCGCACGCGACGATGGAGCCGATGAACTGTCTGGCCGACGTCAAGGGCGACCACTGCACCCTCTACTGCAGCACCCAGGCCCCGACCGGCGCCCAGGGCTCGGCAGCTCGGGTTCTGAATATTCCAAAGGATAACGTCACCGTTCACGTCGCCCTCCTCGGTGGCGGATTCGGGCGACGGTTCCAGGTCGACTTCGTGAACGACGCGGTGAAGCTTTCGAAGCTGGCGAACCGCCCGGTCCAGCTTGTCTACTCGCGAGAGGACGACATGCGGAACGACTTCTATCGCCCGGCGAGCCACCATGCCATGAAGGGGGCCGTCGATGGCGGCAAAGCGGTGGGCTGGAGTCATCAGGCCGTCCAAGCCGAGGGCGGGCGGGCCAACGGTTTCCGCGGCGCGGGCATTCCTTACGAGATCGCTGACGCCGGGATGATGTACGGCGGCGTCGATTTCCCGATCCCGACCGGTGCCTGGCGCTCGGTTGAGAACTCGCAGCTCAACGTCGCCAACGAGTGCTTCATCGACGAGCTGGCCCATGCTGCCGGGAAGGACCCGCTGGAGTTCCGCCTCGCCCACGCCAAGGACGACCGCCTCAAGAACGTGCTGGAGCAAGCGGGCAAGCTTTCCGACTGGGGCAAGCCGCTGCCGGCGGGCCATGGTCGGGGGATCGCCTGTTTCGTGGGGTACGGCTCCTGCATCGCGCACGTGGTGGAAGCGAGCGTTCAGGGCGGCAAAGTCAAGCTGCACCGCGTCGTCGCCGTCGTGGATCCCGGCTTGGCGGTGAACCCGAAGGGGGTTGAAGCTCAGGTCCAAGGCGGCTGCGTGGACGGCCTCTCCACCGCTCTGCGAGCCGAAATTACGATCGACAAAGGTGGCGTGGTGCAGGGAAGCTGGCCCGATTACAAGTGGATGACGATGGACGCGATGCCCAAGATCGAGTGCCACATCGTCTCCGGCTCCGCCGATCCGGGCGGAATGGGCGAAGTTGGCTACCCGTCGGTCCCCCCGGCCGTAGCGAACGCCGTGGCCGCCGCCACCGGCAAACGCGTCCGCAAATTCCCAATCCGGCTCGAAGAATTGGTGTAA
- the hemB gene encoding porphobilinogen synthase: MSDRLRRLRRTPGLRNLVRETRLRAADFIYPIFVSETATEPEPIPSMPGQSRLPLTAVAAKVKEAQRLGLGAILFFGLPREKDDNATSSCAPHGIVQRAIRTAKEACPEMVLMTDVCVCAYTPHGHCGVLKGHEVDNDETLRLLANMAVSHAEAGADVVAPSSMMDRQVGALREALDERGFMETAVMGYSAKFASAYYGPFRDAADSAPSFGDRASYQHDPANIRHARREILADEREGADILMVKPGIAYLDVVRLARETSDLPIAAYNVSGEYSMIKAAAERGWLDERKVVLETLTAFRRAGADLVITYHALDAAKWLNDN; encoded by the coding sequence ATGTCTGACCGGCTACGGAGGCTGCGCCGGACCCCAGGCTTACGCAACCTCGTCCGCGAGACGCGGCTGCGGGCCGCCGACTTCATCTATCCCATTTTCGTCAGCGAAACCGCGACTGAACCAGAACCGATTCCATCGATGCCGGGCCAGTCCCGCTTGCCGTTGACGGCGGTCGCCGCGAAGGTGAAGGAGGCCCAAAGGCTCGGGCTGGGAGCGATCCTTTTTTTCGGATTGCCCAGGGAAAAAGACGACAATGCCACCTCATCTTGCGCGCCGCACGGGATCGTTCAGAGGGCGATTCGCACCGCCAAAGAGGCGTGCCCGGAAATGGTGCTGATGACCGACGTCTGCGTGTGCGCCTACACGCCGCACGGGCATTGCGGGGTGTTGAAGGGGCATGAGGTGGACAACGATGAAACGCTGCGCCTCCTCGCAAACATGGCCGTTTCCCACGCCGAAGCCGGCGCCGACGTGGTCGCGCCGAGCTCAATGATGGACCGCCAAGTGGGCGCTCTTCGCGAAGCCCTCGACGAGAGAGGTTTCATGGAGACCGCGGTCATGGGGTACTCGGCCAAGTTTGCCTCCGCGTACTACGGGCCGTTTCGCGATGCGGCCGATTCCGCGCCGTCGTTCGGCGACCGGGCGAGCTACCAGCACGATCCCGCCAACATTCGCCACGCCCGTCGAGAAATCCTCGCCGACGAGCGTGAGGGGGCCGACATCCTGATGGTCAAACCTGGAATTGCCTACCTCGACGTCGTCCGCCTCGCCCGGGAGACCAGCGATTTGCCGATCGCCGCTTACAACGTGAGCGGCGAGTACTCGATGATCAAGGCGGCCGCCGAACGCGGCTGGCTGGATGAGCGCAAAGTGGTTCTCGAAACCCTCACCGCTTTCCGCCGCGCGGGCGCGGACCTCGTCATCACCTATCACGCCCTGGATGCTGCTAAATGGCTGAACGACAACTAA
- the hemE gene encoding uroporphyrinogen decarboxylase produces the protein MSLFLQACRGEKTERPPIWLMRQAGRYLPEYRELRKGRTMLEAVSTPEVSIEATLQPIRRFGFDAAILFSDLTVPFTPMGAPFEIKEGVGPVVHDPVRTAADMERIHRFDPREGLPFVLETIRGLKRELAVPLIGFTGAPFTLASYLIEGGPSRDLRRTKGMMWSAPEQWHALMELLSDVVAEYLVAQIEAGADAVQLFDSWVGSLSPEAYREYLLPHMQRIFARLKETGAPVIHFGTGNPLLLPIMREAGGDVTGVDFRITLEQAATLVPGAPLQGNLDPTVLQTNPETVERIAREIVRQGSALPGHIFNLGHGILPETPLENVERLVEVVKGERP, from the coding sequence TTGAGTCTGTTTTTGCAGGCCTGTCGAGGCGAGAAAACCGAGCGCCCCCCGATCTGGCTCATGCGTCAGGCCGGCCGGTACCTGCCGGAGTACCGCGAATTGCGCAAGGGGCGGACGATGCTAGAGGCGGTGAGCACGCCGGAGGTTTCGATCGAAGCAACGTTGCAGCCGATTCGCCGTTTCGGCTTCGACGCCGCGATCCTCTTTTCCGATCTTACGGTGCCGTTCACCCCGATGGGAGCGCCGTTCGAGATCAAGGAAGGAGTGGGGCCGGTGGTGCACGATCCGGTTCGAACCGCGGCCGACATGGAGCGGATCCACCGATTCGACCCTCGCGAGGGTCTGCCGTTCGTTTTGGAGACGATCCGCGGACTGAAGCGAGAGCTGGCGGTACCGCTCATCGGGTTCACCGGCGCGCCGTTTACGCTGGCGTCGTACCTTATCGAGGGTGGGCCTTCTCGCGACCTCCGGCGGACGAAAGGGATGATGTGGTCGGCGCCCGAGCAGTGGCACGCACTAATGGAACTGCTGTCCGACGTGGTCGCCGAGTATCTGGTCGCTCAGATCGAGGCGGGCGCGGATGCGGTGCAGTTGTTCGATTCCTGGGTAGGCAGCCTTTCGCCCGAAGCGTATAGAGAGTATCTACTGCCGCATATGCAGAGGATCTTCGCGCGGCTCAAGGAGACCGGAGCTCCCGTCATCCACTTCGGCACCGGGAATCCCCTGCTGCTTCCGATCATGCGGGAAGCGGGCGGAGACGTCACCGGCGTCGATTTCCGTATCACGCTAGAGCAAGCGGCAACCCTGGTTCCCGGAGCACCGTTGCAAGGGAACTTGGACCCGACCGTGCTCCAAACAAATCCCGAGACCGTTGAGCGAATCGCTAGAGAGATCGTGCGTCAAGGCAGCGCCCTCCCCGGGCACATCTTCAACCTCGGCCACGGCATCCTTCCGGAGACGCCGCTGGAGAACGTGGAGCGTTTGGTGGAGGTCGTCAAGGGAGAGCGCCCTTGA
- a CDS encoding (2Fe-2S)-binding protein: MAQYKINVNGAERTVEAMADMPLLWVLRDLIGLTGTKFGCGIGACGACTVLLDGKEAQGCQVTIADLKGRKVTTIEGLSKDGSHPLQKAWVEQDVPQCGYCQAGQIMAAAALLKQKPNPTDADIDETMKYHVCRCGTYQRIREAIHEAAKK, translated from the coding sequence ATGGCTCAATACAAGATAAACGTTAACGGCGCGGAACGAACCGTCGAGGCAATGGCCGACATGCCGCTGCTGTGGGTCCTTCGCGATCTGATTGGTCTCACTGGCACTAAGTTCGGCTGCGGAATCGGGGCTTGCGGGGCGTGCACCGTCCTCCTCGACGGCAAGGAGGCACAGGGATGTCAGGTGACGATCGCCGACCTCAAGGGGCGCAAGGTCACCACCATCGAGGGTCTGTCGAAGGACGGCTCTCACCCGCTGCAGAAGGCATGGGTCGAGCAAGACGTTCCCCAGTGCGGCTACTGCCAGGCGGGCCAGATCATGGCCGCGGCGGCGCTGCTCAAGCAAAAGCCGAACCCGACCGATGCCGATATCGACGAGACGATGAAGTATCACGTCTGCCGATGCGGCACCTACCAGCGCATCCGGGAAGCGATCCACGAGGCGGCCAAGAAATGA
- the hemA gene encoding glutamyl-tRNA reductase, whose amino-acid sequence MDSQTAVPISFYPEARESRGRLPLYPYETRLVCRHEGTHCGVGRTSAMPAPFGVVGLSHRTAPLEVRSRVTIPPDAIPDFLALAKANDVPECVVLSTCNRTEIYYSGTEAEVVRTLLAGYAEVPLEELRPFLYEKGCVCAACHLFRVTSGLDSAVLGETEIVAQIKEAWRSGTTGPVLDLLFQRGLETSKRIRTETELCRNVTSTGSLAVREAEHRIGSLKDRRSLVLGAGKIAERVVRELRSRESCDVRIVNRTFSKADLLADKPGFEAVPFDFLHAELLEADVVFATVAATAPILSRELIGQLSEARQGRPLVVIDLGVPPNVENGSLAIGIDVVNLDEITAGCAENSERRMAAIPFALEILEEELGRFGAALTERAAAPTIRALIARGEAIRSRNVEWAKERLEGLTEREIRVVEEMARRMMIGLLEAPIDSLKGELAGHEHRAVVERLFLLDGGPSDR is encoded by the coding sequence GTGGACTCACAAACCGCTGTTCCGATCAGCTTCTACCCGGAGGCCCGCGAGAGCCGGGGGCGGCTGCCGCTTTACCCCTACGAAACGCGCCTGGTTTGCCGGCACGAGGGGACCCACTGCGGGGTCGGAAGGACGTCCGCTATGCCGGCCCCGTTCGGCGTGGTTGGCCTGAGCCACCGAACCGCGCCGCTCGAAGTGCGCAGCCGGGTTACCATTCCCCCCGACGCGATCCCCGATTTCTTAGCGTTGGCCAAGGCAAACGACGTTCCGGAGTGTGTAGTCCTCTCCACCTGCAACCGAACCGAGATCTACTATTCGGGGACTGAGGCGGAGGTCGTCAGGACCCTTTTGGCGGGATACGCCGAGGTCCCGCTGGAGGAGCTTCGGCCGTTTCTCTACGAGAAGGGGTGCGTTTGCGCAGCCTGTCACCTGTTTCGCGTCACCTCGGGACTCGATTCGGCCGTCCTCGGCGAGACCGAGATCGTTGCTCAGATCAAAGAAGCGTGGCGGTCCGGAACCACCGGGCCGGTACTCGACCTCCTTTTCCAACGCGGACTCGAGACAAGCAAGCGGATCCGAACCGAGACGGAGCTGTGCCGGAACGTAACGTCGACCGGATCGCTGGCGGTACGCGAAGCGGAGCACCGGATCGGCTCTCTCAAGGATCGGCGCTCCTTGGTCTTGGGCGCGGGGAAGATCGCGGAGCGCGTCGTACGCGAGCTTCGCTCTCGGGAGAGCTGCGACGTTCGGATCGTTAATCGAACCTTTTCCAAAGCGGACCTTTTGGCCGACAAGCCGGGGTTCGAGGCGGTGCCGTTCGATTTCCTTCACGCCGAGCTTTTGGAGGCGGACGTCGTCTTCGCGACGGTGGCGGCGACCGCGCCGATTCTTTCTCGGGAGTTAATTGGCCAATTGAGCGAGGCTCGCCAAGGGCGTCCGCTCGTTGTGATCGATCTGGGGGTTCCCCCTAACGTCGAAAACGGTTCGCTTGCGATCGGTATCGACGTCGTCAATCTCGACGAAATTACGGCCGGGTGCGCCGAAAATTCGGAACGGCGCATGGCAGCGATCCCGTTCGCGCTCGAGATCCTGGAAGAAGAGCTGGGACGGTTCGGCGCGGCGTTGACCGAGCGAGCGGCGGCTCCTACCATTAGAGCCCTGATCGCCCGCGGGGAGGCGATCCGCTCGCGAAACGTGGAGTGGGCGAAAGAGCGACTCGAAGGACTCACCGAGCGTGAGATCCGCGTGGTGGAAGAGATGGCGAGGCGGATGATGATCGGATTGCTGGAAGCGCCGATCGACAGTCTAAAAGGAGAGCTGGCGGGGCATGAGCACCGCGCGGTCGTGGAGCGGCTGTTCCTTTTAGACGGGGGTCCCTCCGATCGCTAG
- a CDS encoding chlorite dismutase family protein, with the protein MAERQLNLYATFAYNEAYFNLSDEERREVRRRIAEEAPTVAEATQFYSIFPARCDSDFLIWSAWSADTDDATEKALTGYATVSEGWRRYVHPTQTLWGYTRVSTYARGKSEQDMDPFDETRGTYFVAYPFAKTKEWYLMSMDARQGQMNEHIKLGKQYPEIRQLLLYSFGVQDQEFVVAYETEDLPKFSDLVYALRSTEARRHTALDTPLITGIHRTPEEFIR; encoded by the coding sequence ATGGCTGAACGACAACTAAACCTCTACGCCACCTTCGCCTATAACGAGGCCTACTTCAACCTCTCCGACGAGGAGCGGCGAGAGGTCCGCCGGCGCATTGCCGAAGAGGCTCCGACGGTTGCGGAAGCGACGCAGTTCTATTCGATCTTCCCCGCCCGATGCGATTCGGATTTCCTGATCTGGTCGGCCTGGTCCGCCGATACCGACGACGCCACTGAGAAGGCGCTGACCGGTTACGCGACGGTCAGCGAAGGTTGGCGTCGCTACGTCCACCCTACGCAAACCCTTTGGGGCTACACGAGAGTCTCGACCTACGCCCGAGGCAAGAGCGAGCAGGACATGGACCCGTTCGACGAGACCCGCGGAACCTACTTTGTGGCGTATCCGTTCGCCAAAACGAAGGAGTGGTACCTGATGAGCATGGATGCCCGACAGGGTCAGATGAACGAGCACATCAAGCTCGGCAAACAATATCCGGAGATCCGCCAACTCCTTCTCTACTCGTTCGGCGTGCAGGATCAGGAGTTCGTAGTAGCTTACGAAACTGAGGACCTCCCCAAGTTCTCGGACCTGGTTTACGCGTTACGCAGCACGGAAGCCCGCCGCCACACCGCGTTGGACACCCCTCTCATCACCGGCATCCACCGGACGCCGGAGGAATTCATCCGATGA